One Corynebacterium yudongzhengii DNA window includes the following coding sequences:
- the guaB gene encoding IMP dehydrogenase — MTNQPLSYGGDDPTKVALTGLTFDDVLLLPAESNVVPSEVDTAGQFTRNIRLGMPIASAAMDTVTEARMAVAMARQGGIGVLHRNLSMEEQAGQVEIVKRSESGMVTDPITARPDMTIAEVDELCARFRISGLPVVEPDGTLAGIITNRDMRFEPDTDRKVHEVMTKMPLVVAKEGVTKPQALELLSANKVEKLPIVDDDGKLTGLITVKDFVKTEQYPNASKDSSGRLLVAAGIGTGEESYQRAGALVDAGVDVLVVDSAHAHNNRVLEMVSRVKKDFGDKVDVIGGNLATREAAQAMIEAGADGVKVGIGPGSICTTRVVAGVGSPQITSLLEARVPAKAAGVPLIADGGMQYSGDIAKALAAGASSVMLGSMLAGTREAPGDVVVVNGKQYKRYRGMGSMGAMQGRGLSGEKRSYSKDRYFQADVKSEDKLVPEGVEGKVPYRGEIENICHQIVGGLRAAMGYTGSATIEELQEKKFVRITGAGLRESHPHDIQQTAEAPNYR, encoded by the coding sequence ATGACCAACCAGCCCCTGTCCTACGGAGGAGACGACCCGACGAAGGTCGCCTTGACCGGCCTGACCTTCGACGATGTGCTGCTGCTGCCGGCAGAATCCAACGTGGTGCCCAGCGAGGTCGACACCGCCGGGCAGTTCACCCGCAACATCCGCCTAGGCATGCCCATTGCCTCGGCCGCGATGGACACCGTCACCGAGGCCCGCATGGCCGTGGCCATGGCCCGCCAGGGCGGCATCGGCGTGCTGCACCGCAACCTCTCCATGGAGGAGCAGGCGGGGCAGGTAGAGATCGTCAAGCGCTCCGAATCCGGGATGGTCACCGACCCCATCACCGCCCGCCCGGACATGACCATCGCAGAAGTCGACGAGCTGTGCGCCCGCTTCCGCATCTCCGGTCTGCCGGTGGTGGAGCCCGACGGCACCTTGGCCGGCATCATCACCAACCGCGACATGCGCTTCGAGCCGGACACTGACCGCAAGGTCCACGAGGTCATGACCAAGATGCCGCTCGTGGTGGCGAAGGAAGGCGTGACCAAGCCGCAGGCACTCGAGCTGTTGAGCGCCAACAAGGTGGAAAAGCTGCCGATCGTCGACGATGATGGCAAACTCACCGGCCTGATCACCGTGAAAGACTTCGTCAAGACCGAGCAGTACCCGAACGCCTCGAAGGACTCTTCGGGCCGCCTGCTGGTCGCCGCCGGCATCGGCACCGGCGAGGAGTCCTACCAGCGCGCCGGCGCCCTCGTCGACGCAGGCGTCGACGTCTTGGTCGTCGACTCCGCCCACGCCCACAACAACCGGGTGCTCGAGATGGTCAGCCGGGTCAAGAAGGACTTCGGCGATAAGGTCGACGTCATCGGCGGCAACCTGGCCACCCGCGAGGCCGCCCAGGCCATGATCGAGGCGGGCGCCGACGGCGTGAAGGTGGGCATCGGCCCCGGCTCCATCTGCACCACCCGCGTGGTCGCCGGCGTCGGTTCCCCGCAGATCACCTCGCTTCTGGAGGCACGCGTTCCGGCAAAGGCCGCCGGCGTGCCGCTCATCGCCGACGGTGGTATGCAGTACTCCGGTGATATCGCTAAGGCGCTGGCCGCCGGCGCGTCGTCGGTGATGCTGGGATCGATGCTCGCCGGCACGCGGGAGGCGCCGGGCGATGTGGTCGTCGTCAACGGCAAGCAGTACAAGCGTTACCGGGGCATGGGCTCGATGGGGGCCATGCAGGGCCGCGGCTTAAGCGGCGAGAAGCGCTCCTACTCCAAGGACCGCTACTTCCAGGCCGATGTCAAAAGCGAGGACAAGCTCGTCCCCGAAGGCGTCGAGGGCAAGGTGCCCTACCGTGGCGAGATCGAAAACATCTGCCACCAGATCGTCGGCGGCCTGCGCGCCGCGATGGGTTATACCGGCTCCGCCACGATCGAGGAGCTGCAGGAGAAGAAGTTCGTCCGGATCACCGGCGCCGGCCTGCGCGAGTCGCACCCGCACGACATCCAGCAGACCGCCGAGGCACCGAACTACCGCTAG
- a CDS encoding GuaB3 family IMP dehydrogenase-related protein, which yields MRDYVEVGIGREARRTHHLQDISLVPARRTRSSQDVDTTWHIDAYTFDIPVASYPTDALAGDVDFVNAMHNQGGLAVINAEGMWARQADIPAAIKEVITAAEISPAEATRTLQRLHAAPLDTDLLTERLREVRTTGATVAVRVSPQNARELAPAVVAAGAEILFIQGTIISAEHVAKGGAPLNLKEFIGSLEVPVIAGGVYDYSTAMHLMRTGAAGVIVGGTSAASELAVGIAPGMATAIADVNAARREYLDETGGRYVHILADAHLETSGDIARAIACGADAVMLGSPLAQAAEASASGHFWQTAAAHPRFPRGVVERDESAFDRAEPASLETILHGPSSDAFGFENLVGGLRRAMAKCGYTDLKSFQKVGLALA from the coding sequence ATGCGTGACTACGTAGAAGTCGGTATCGGCCGCGAGGCCCGCCGCACCCACCACCTGCAGGACATCTCGCTCGTGCCGGCGCGGCGCACGCGCTCGTCGCAAGACGTCGATACCACCTGGCACATCGACGCCTACACCTTCGACATCCCCGTGGCCTCCTACCCGACGGACGCGCTCGCCGGCGACGTCGATTTCGTCAACGCCATGCACAACCAGGGCGGTCTCGCCGTGATTAACGCCGAGGGCATGTGGGCCCGTCAGGCCGATATCCCGGCGGCGATCAAGGAGGTCATCACGGCCGCCGAGATCAGCCCGGCCGAGGCCACCCGCACCCTCCAGCGGCTGCACGCCGCTCCGCTCGATACCGACCTGCTCACCGAGCGCCTGCGGGAGGTGCGCACCACCGGCGCGACCGTCGCCGTGCGGGTCTCCCCGCAGAACGCGCGCGAGCTCGCGCCGGCCGTCGTGGCCGCGGGGGCGGAGATCCTGTTCATCCAGGGCACGATCATCTCGGCCGAGCACGTCGCCAAGGGCGGGGCGCCGCTCAACCTCAAGGAGTTCATCGGCTCGCTCGAGGTGCCGGTGATCGCCGGCGGGGTCTACGACTACTCGACGGCCATGCACCTCATGCGCACCGGCGCCGCCGGCGTCATCGTCGGCGGGACGTCGGCGGCCTCCGAGTTGGCCGTGGGCATCGCGCCGGGCATGGCCACCGCGATTGCCGACGTCAACGCCGCCCGCCGCGAATACCTCGATGAAACCGGCGGCCGCTACGTGCATATCCTTGCCGACGCGCACCTCGAGACCTCCGGCGACATCGCCCGGGCGATCGCCTGCGGCGCCGACGCCGTCATGCTTGGCTCCCCGCTGGCGCAGGCGGCCGAGGCCTCGGCGAGCGGGCACTTCTGGCAGACGGCCGCCGCCCACCCGCGTTTCCCCCGCGGCGTCGTCGAACGCGACGAGAGCGCCTTCGATAGGGCAGAGCCCGCCAGCTTGGAGACCATCCTGCACGGCCCGTCGTCGGATGCCTTCGGCTTTGAGAACCTGGTGGGAGGCCTGCGCCGCGCGATGGCGAAGTGCGGCTACACCGACTTGAAGAGCTTCCAGAAGGTCGGCCTGGCGCTGGCCTAA
- the guaA gene encoding glutamine-hydrolyzing GMP synthase produces MSTNKVSVRPVLVVDFGAQYAQLIARRVREANLYSEVIPHTASIEEIRAKDPAAIILSGGPSSVHAEGAPQMDPGLVDLGVPVFGICYGFQAMAQALGGTVAKTGAREYGRTQLSVLSGELHDGFEATHQVWMSHGDFVTSAPEGFEITATTPGAPVAAFECPEKRMAGVQYHPEVGHSPNGQRVLERFLTEIAGLEPTWTAENIAEELIERVRTQVGDGHAICGLSGGVDSAVAAAIVQRAIGDRLTCVFVDHGLLRKYEREQVEKDFVAATDVRLITVDESEAFLAKLEGISDPEAKRKAIGAEFIRSFERAVDQALEGQETAYLVQGTLYPDVVESGGGSGTANIKSHHNVGGLPDDVEFELVEPLRLLFKDEVRAVGRELGLPEAIVDRQPFPGPGLGIRIIGEVTRERLAVLREADFIAREELTKAGLDDEIWQCPVVLLADVRSVGVQGDGRTYGHPIVLRPVTSEDAMTADWSRIPYEVLEKISSRITNEVAEVTRVVLDITSKPPGTIEWE; encoded by the coding sequence GTGAGCACGAATAAGGTTTCAGTCCGCCCAGTCCTCGTCGTCGACTTCGGCGCGCAGTACGCGCAGCTGATCGCCCGGCGGGTGCGTGAGGCGAACCTCTACTCGGAAGTCATCCCGCACACCGCCTCCATCGAGGAGATCCGCGCCAAGGACCCGGCGGCGATCATCCTCTCCGGCGGCCCATCGTCGGTGCACGCCGAGGGCGCACCGCAGATGGATCCCGGCCTGGTCGATCTGGGCGTGCCGGTCTTCGGCATCTGCTACGGCTTCCAGGCGATGGCCCAGGCACTCGGTGGCACCGTCGCCAAGACGGGGGCGCGTGAGTACGGCCGCACCCAGCTCTCCGTGTTGTCCGGCGAGCTGCACGACGGCTTCGAGGCCACCCACCAGGTGTGGATGAGCCACGGCGACTTCGTGACCTCCGCCCCCGAGGGTTTCGAGATCACCGCCACCACCCCGGGCGCGCCCGTCGCCGCCTTCGAGTGCCCCGAGAAGCGCATGGCCGGTGTGCAGTACCACCCGGAGGTCGGCCACTCGCCGAACGGGCAGCGCGTCCTCGAGCGCTTCCTCACCGAGATCGCCGGCCTGGAGCCCACCTGGACGGCGGAGAACATCGCCGAGGAACTCATCGAGCGGGTGCGCACCCAGGTCGGCGACGGCCACGCCATCTGCGGCCTCTCAGGCGGTGTGGATTCCGCCGTGGCCGCCGCGATCGTGCAGCGGGCCATCGGCGACCGGCTGACGTGCGTGTTCGTCGATCACGGCCTGCTGCGTAAGTACGAGCGCGAGCAGGTGGAGAAGGACTTCGTCGCGGCCACCGACGTGCGCCTCATCACCGTCGACGAGTCCGAGGCCTTCCTGGCCAAGCTCGAGGGCATTAGCGATCCCGAGGCCAAGCGCAAGGCGATTGGTGCGGAGTTCATCCGCTCGTTCGAGCGCGCCGTCGACCAGGCCCTCGAGGGTCAGGAGACCGCCTACCTCGTGCAAGGCACCCTGTACCCGGACGTCGTCGAGTCCGGCGGCGGGTCCGGCACCGCGAACATCAAGAGCCACCACAACGTCGGCGGGCTCCCCGACGACGTCGAGTTCGAACTCGTCGAACCTCTGCGCCTGCTGTTTAAGGACGAGGTCCGCGCCGTCGGCCGCGAGCTCGGCCTGCCGGAGGCGATCGTCGACCGCCAGCCTTTCCCCGGCCCGGGCCTGGGTATTCGCATCATCGGCGAGGTCACCCGCGAGCGCCTCGCGGTGCTGCGCGAGGCCGACTTCATCGCCCGCGAGGAGCTCACCAAGGCGGGCCTCGACGACGAGATCTGGCAGTGCCCGGTGGTCCTGCTTGCCGACGTCCGCTCCGTCGGCGTCCAAGGCGATGGCCGCACCTACGGTCATCCCATCGTCCTGCGCCCGGTGACCAGCGAGGACGCGATGACCGCCGACTGGTCCCGCATCCCCTATGAGGTGCTGGAGAAGATCTCCTCCCGCATCACCAACGAGGTCGCCGAGGTCACCCGCGTGGTCTTGGACATCACCTCGAAGCCGCCGGGAACTATCGAGTGGGAGTAG
- a CDS encoding PspC domain-containing protein: MDTQEKPRNFSDTLKQMWASRPPRIPEDQGGNAHIAGVCEGIGVRYQIDPLLVRVLFVVTTLAVGGGLAAYLLAWGFMPRYGLRTAPLQAIAKPKNTLHPKVIDERSTGWLLLIGFILFSGIIGIGVTFSDADSPGLSGSLFSSSAFFAIALMLAAWYGLHHLTPVPPYGLLPNVDKHPADTDEAPRVNLSEYSSMDPQAHPAPPEWDPLGTAPFAWHLPDPPPRPKKKHSTWRWVLIGFSIALPIVVIAAVIVFFLGATAYSTMRESYEVTSAEDLREEYRSDEAALSLNLYGLDSLDDDTATTPTATAYPLQITLPQEVPVHLVCETSLASTCESGTYNVQAGTDEPTLHLTVVEAPGAPPAHVDHPELSARVDAPTPTR, from the coding sequence ATGGACACCCAGGAGAAACCACGGAACTTTTCCGACACGCTCAAACAGATGTGGGCGAGTCGCCCGCCGCGCATCCCGGAAGATCAAGGCGGCAATGCCCATATCGCCGGAGTGTGCGAGGGCATCGGCGTGCGCTACCAGATCGATCCCCTCCTGGTGCGCGTCTTATTCGTGGTGACCACCTTGGCAGTCGGCGGCGGGCTGGCCGCCTACCTGCTGGCCTGGGGGTTCATGCCCCGCTACGGGCTGCGGACGGCGCCGCTGCAGGCCATCGCGAAGCCGAAGAACACCCTGCACCCCAAAGTTATCGACGAGCGCAGCACCGGCTGGTTGCTCCTGATCGGATTCATCCTGTTCTCGGGCATCATCGGCATCGGGGTCACCTTCTCGGACGCCGATAGCCCCGGCCTCAGCGGCAGCCTCTTCAGCTCGAGCGCCTTCTTCGCCATCGCGCTCATGCTCGCCGCCTGGTACGGGCTGCACCACTTGACGCCAGTGCCGCCGTATGGGTTGCTGCCGAACGTCGATAAGCACCCCGCCGATACCGACGAGGCACCCCGGGTGAATCTCAGCGAGTACTCGTCGATGGACCCGCAGGCGCACCCCGCCCCGCCGGAGTGGGACCCGCTGGGGACCGCGCCTTTCGCCTGGCATCTGCCGGATCCCCCACCGAGGCCGAAGAAGAAGCACTCGACGTGGCGCTGGGTGCTCATCGGCTTCAGCATCGCCCTGCCGATTGTTGTGATCGCCGCCGTGATCGTGTTCTTCCTCGGCGCCACGGCCTACTCCACCATGCGCGAATCCTACGAGGTCACCAGCGCCGAGGACCTGCGCGAGGAATACCGCAGCGACGAGGCGGCCTTATCACTGAACCTCTACGGGTTAGATTCGCTTGACGACGACACCGCCACCACCCCCACTGCCACCGCCTATCCCCTGCAGATCACCCTGCCGCAGGAGGTGCCGGTGCACCTTGTCTGTGAGACCAGCCTGGCATCCACCTGCGAAAGCGGCACCTACAACGTGCAGGCAGGTACGGATGAGCCCACGCTGCATCTCACCGTGGTGGAAGCCCCCGGCGCGCCGCCGGCGCACGTCGACCACCCCGAGCTCAGCGCTCGGGTCGATGCGCCTACTCCCACTCGATAG
- a CDS encoding PspC domain-containing protein, whose protein sequence is MPSSYSVPSGPAYPTLVRPERGRAVAGVAAGVASQLRIDVLYVRLAFVVMTVFSGLGAWAYGGLWIFTHARSDAPAPPSRHNLPRSVNLVLAGVAVATVVGGSWVLTTLPAAVIFALVMAGVGGFLAWMAYDRGTSSANAIVFFVVGAVLVVGGLGLSIWWWESGGMAGTLAAVLLTLAGVAVLAGPAVVRLWESEAASRAQKVAAEERADIASRLHDSVLQTLALIQKRAEDPEEVARLARQQERELRGWLFAPEDAHAETTVFAALKRAGGEVEDMFGLRVSCVTVGEDKELNDASKAVVLAAREAMVNAAKHAGVDTLDVYGEYLAGELAIFVRDRGCGFELEAVGEDRHGIRDSIQARVERAGGAVQISSTPGEGTEVEITLP, encoded by the coding sequence ATGCCCAGTTCCTATTCTGTGCCGTCCGGCCCGGCGTATCCGACGCTCGTGCGCCCCGAGCGCGGCCGGGCGGTGGCTGGTGTCGCCGCCGGGGTGGCGTCCCAGTTGCGTATCGACGTGCTCTACGTGCGCCTGGCCTTCGTCGTCATGACAGTGTTTTCGGGTTTGGGCGCCTGGGCGTACGGGGGCTTGTGGATCTTCACCCACGCGCGTTCCGACGCCCCCGCCCCACCCTCGCGCCATAACCTGCCGCGGTCGGTGAACCTAGTGCTCGCCGGCGTCGCGGTCGCGACGGTGGTGGGTGGCTCCTGGGTGCTGACCACCCTGCCAGCGGCGGTGATCTTCGCGCTGGTCATGGCCGGTGTCGGCGGCTTTTTGGCGTGGATGGCCTACGACCGGGGTACCTCGAGTGCGAATGCGATTGTCTTCTTCGTCGTCGGCGCGGTGCTCGTGGTGGGTGGCCTGGGCCTATCGATCTGGTGGTGGGAGTCCGGCGGCATGGCCGGCACGCTCGCGGCGGTGCTGTTGACCCTGGCGGGCGTGGCGGTACTCGCCGGCCCAGCGGTGGTGCGGCTGTGGGAATCCGAGGCCGCCTCCCGGGCGCAGAAGGTCGCCGCCGAAGAGCGTGCCGATATCGCCTCCCGCCTCCACGACTCCGTCCTCCAGACCCTGGCGCTGATCCAAAAGCGTGCCGAGGACCCCGAAGAAGTCGCCCGCCTGGCCCGCCAGCAGGAGCGCGAGCTGCGCGGCTGGCTGTTCGCGCCGGAAGACGCCCACGCCGAGACCACCGTCTTCGCCGCGCTCAAGCGCGCCGGCGGGGAGGTCGAGGACATGTTCGGCCTGCGGGTCAGCTGCGTGACCGTCGGCGAGGACAAGGAGCTCAACGACGCCTCGAAGGCCGTCGTGCTCGCCGCCAGAGAGGCGATGGTCAACGCGGCGAAGCACGCCGGCGTGGACACCCTGGATGTCTATGGCGAGTACTTGGCGGGCGAGCTGGCGATCTTCGTGCGCGACCGCGGCTGCGGCTTCGAGCTGGAGGCGGTGGGCGAGGACCGTCACGGGATTCGCGATTCCATCCAGGCCCGCGTCGAGCGCGCCGGCGGCGCCGTGCAGATCTCGTCGACGCCGGGGGAGGGCACAGAAGTCGAGATCACGCTACCCTGA
- a CDS encoding LuxR C-terminal-related transcriptional regulator, producing the protein MVKVFLVDDHSVFRAGVRAELDGLVEVVGDAGTVGDAIAGITETTPDVVLLDVHMPDGGGVAVLQGAPGPRYLALSVSDAAEDVIALIRAGARGYVTKNIEGPELAEAIERVHSGDAFFSPRLAGFVLDAFATGGVVEDPAGEPEKVEDPVVDALTQREMEVLKLLARGYTYREIGKKLFISIKTVETHASNILRKTQQSSRHQLTHWAYRHGFGG; encoded by the coding sequence ATGGTGAAAGTTTTTCTCGTGGACGACCACAGCGTGTTTCGCGCCGGGGTGCGCGCCGAGCTCGACGGGCTGGTGGAGGTCGTCGGCGACGCCGGCACGGTCGGCGACGCGATCGCGGGAATCACCGAGACCACCCCTGACGTCGTGCTTCTCGACGTCCACATGCCCGACGGCGGCGGCGTCGCCGTCCTGCAGGGCGCCCCGGGGCCACGGTATTTGGCACTGAGCGTCTCCGACGCCGCCGAAGACGTCATCGCCCTGATCCGCGCCGGGGCGCGCGGGTATGTGACCAAGAACATCGAAGGCCCCGAGCTTGCCGAAGCCATCGAACGCGTCCACAGCGGCGACGCGTTCTTCTCCCCGCGCCTGGCCGGCTTCGTGCTGGACGCGTTCGCTACAGGTGGAGTCGTCGAGGACCCCGCCGGGGAGCCGGAGAAGGTCGAAGACCCAGTCGTCGACGCCCTCACCCAACGCGAAATGGAAGTACTCAAGCTGCTGGCCCGTGGGTATACCTACCGGGAGATCGGCAAGAAGCTGTTCATCTCCATCAAGACGGTGGAAACGCACGCCTCGAACATCCTGCGCAAAACGCAGCAATCCAGCCGGCACCAGCTCACGCACTGGGCCTACCGGCACGGATTCGGGGGTTAG
- a CDS encoding DNA polymerase Y family protein, which translates to MSLRIAALWFPDWPAQAARLVTEKVGPLAVVARHRVRVCSQGARALGIRRGMKVRQAQALCPQLHVIDNDPERDARVFVPIADGLDDVVASIEVMRPGLIAVDAGSAERFHGERAGEMLLDAAGYRGIDVFIGAADEITTAVLAARTGTIVRPGASQDFLAQLPIGLLAAEEALGCDDAVVDSLAQLGIDTLGQLAELPASAVTTRFGAAGARCHEVARAGVDKRVAPAEKPPDHSVTHVPEEEITRVDEAAFVARHLAARLHRRLEQAALACHRLRVSVELSDGTTLKRIWRTREVLTEAATADRVRWQLDGWLSAGGAGAIRELTLSPLEVAPPAEEQLWGQSRGKEIAHRAIERAQSSLGTDAVLQPRAVGGRGVAERIELVPFGEAVEDTEAAEWPGAILAPLPARLGGGPQHPAARIRLIDATASDIYVTAEALLSSVPCGLGWGQHRYLVEAWAGPWPVAGRWWAGEEQLARLQVVGRGEDGQPRAWLLMWVRGRWRVEATYA; encoded by the coding sequence ATGTCGCTCAGGATCGCTGCCCTGTGGTTCCCCGACTGGCCCGCCCAAGCCGCCCGCCTCGTCACCGAGAAGGTGGGCCCGCTGGCCGTCGTGGCCCGCCACCGGGTGCGGGTGTGTTCGCAGGGGGCTAGGGCGCTCGGCATCCGGCGGGGCATGAAGGTGCGCCAGGCGCAGGCACTGTGCCCGCAGCTGCACGTGATCGACAACGACCCGGAGCGAGACGCCCGCGTGTTCGTGCCCATCGCCGACGGTCTGGACGATGTCGTCGCCTCCATCGAGGTGATGCGCCCCGGGCTCATCGCGGTCGACGCCGGCAGCGCCGAACGCTTCCACGGCGAGCGCGCCGGCGAGATGCTTCTCGACGCCGCCGGCTACCGCGGCATCGACGTCTTCATCGGCGCCGCCGACGAGATCACCACCGCCGTTCTCGCCGCGCGCACCGGCACCATCGTGCGCCCCGGAGCCTCGCAGGATTTCCTCGCTCAGCTGCCCATCGGCCTGCTTGCCGCCGAAGAGGCCTTGGGCTGCGATGACGCCGTCGTCGATAGCCTCGCCCAGCTGGGCATCGACACCTTAGGCCAGCTCGCCGAGCTGCCGGCGAGTGCGGTGACCACCCGCTTCGGCGCCGCCGGGGCGAGGTGTCATGAGGTGGCGCGGGCGGGCGTCGATAAGCGCGTCGCCCCCGCCGAGAAACCCCCGGACCATAGTGTGACGCACGTGCCGGAGGAGGAGATCACGCGTGTCGACGAAGCCGCGTTCGTCGCCCGCCACCTCGCCGCGCGCCTGCATCGGCGCCTCGAGCAAGCCGCCCTCGCGTGCCACCGGCTGCGGGTGAGCGTCGAGCTTAGCGACGGCACCACGCTTAAGCGCATCTGGCGCACCCGGGAGGTGCTCACCGAGGCTGCGACCGCCGATCGGGTGCGTTGGCAGCTCGATGGCTGGCTGAGCGCCGGCGGGGCAGGCGCGATCCGGGAGCTGACCTTAAGCCCGCTCGAGGTCGCACCGCCTGCCGAAGAACAACTCTGGGGGCAAAGCCGTGGCAAGGAGATCGCGCACCGGGCGATTGAAAGGGCCCAGTCGAGCCTCGGCACGGACGCGGTATTGCAGCCGCGGGCCGTTGGCGGGCGCGGGGTGGCCGAACGCATCGAGCTCGTCCCCTTCGGTGAGGCCGTCGAAGACACCGAGGCAGCCGAATGGCCCGGAGCAATCCTTGCGCCGCTGCCCGCGCGCCTCGGCGGCGGCCCCCAGCACCCGGCTGCACGCATCCGGCTTATCGACGCCACCGCCTCCGACATCTACGTCACCGCCGAAGCACTGCTGAGCTCGGTGCCCTGCGGGCTCGGGTGGGGCCAGCACCGCTACCTCGTCGAGGCGTGGGCCGGGCCGTGGCCCGTGGCCGGGCGCTGGTGGGCGGGGGAGGAGCAGTTGGCGCGCCTGCAAGTCGTCGGCCGTGGTGAGGACGGGCAGCCGCGAGCGTGGCTACTGATGTGGGTGCGCGGGCGCTGGCGGGTGGAGGCGACCTACGCGTAG
- a CDS encoding AMIN-like domain-containing (lipo)protein: MDFIGEVRHRRIAAALVGATALCLPSCAVAEDSAGAGVSETIEAGVSSSSAEAGIDPFDNADREMKTLRPPEPSQLMVTDVRIGSHAGFDRVVFDLIGEGEPGWFIDYTDAPSQQGSGRGVTFTGDIALNVNIDGTVYPFELGEEDPELGTIPGSGNVTEVYSLGTFEGRSQFVIGLNTPVPYSVQVLDNPQRLVIDLVQ; encoded by the coding sequence ATGGATTTCATAGGAGAGGTACGACATCGCCGGATTGCCGCCGCTCTCGTCGGCGCCACGGCGTTATGTCTGCCTTCCTGCGCGGTCGCCGAGGATTCGGCCGGCGCCGGCGTCTCCGAGACCATTGAGGCTGGGGTCTCTTCCTCGTCCGCGGAAGCAGGCATCGACCCCTTCGATAACGCCGACCGGGAGATGAAGACCCTGCGCCCGCCGGAGCCCTCGCAGCTCATGGTCACTGATGTGCGCATCGGCTCGCACGCTGGTTTCGACCGCGTCGTCTTCGACCTCATCGGCGAAGGCGAGCCCGGCTGGTTCATCGACTACACCGACGCCCCCTCCCAGCAGGGCTCGGGCCGGGGTGTGACTTTTACCGGGGATATCGCCCTCAACGTCAACATCGACGGCACCGTCTACCCCTTCGAGCTCGGTGAGGAAGACCCCGAGCTGGGAACGATCCCGGGCTCTGGGAACGTCACTGAGGTCTATAGCCTCGGCACCTTTGAGGGGCGCTCCCAGTTCGTCATCGGGCTGAACACGCCGGTGCCCTATTCGGTGCAGGTGCTCGATAACCCGCAGCGCCTCGTCATCGACCTCGTGCAATAG
- a CDS encoding methionine ABC transporter permease has protein sequence MTDAMILAADWGRLGPSFLEAIVDTLVMVTVTLALSGVFGLIVGVLLYTTRDSGILRNRPIYWILNVLVNFIRPIPFIILIAMVAPITILVVGTTIGRSAAIFVMVIAATFAVARIVEQNLVAIDPGKIEAARSMGATPWQIIRTVIIPEALGPLILGYTFLFIAIVDMSAMAGYIGAGGLGDFAIVYGYRAFDLEATYAAVLVIVVIVQIAQFIGNWLSKKVMRR, from the coding sequence ATGACCGACGCAATGATCCTGGCAGCTGACTGGGGCCGGCTCGGCCCGTCGTTCCTGGAGGCGATCGTCGACACCCTCGTCATGGTCACCGTGACCCTGGCGCTCTCCGGCGTGTTCGGACTCATCGTCGGCGTGCTGCTCTACACCACCCGGGACTCCGGCATCCTGCGCAACCGCCCCATCTACTGGATCCTCAACGTGCTGGTGAACTTCATCCGGCCGATCCCGTTCATCATCCTCATCGCGATGGTGGCGCCGATTACGATCCTGGTGGTCGGCACGACGATCGGGCGCAGCGCGGCGATCTTCGTCATGGTCATCGCCGCGACCTTCGCGGTGGCCCGCATCGTCGAGCAGAACCTCGTGGCCATCGACCCCGGCAAGATCGAAGCCGCCCGCTCCATGGGGGCTACCCCGTGGCAGATCATCCGCACGGTGATCATCCCGGAGGCCCTGGGCCCGCTGATTCTGGGCTACACCTTCCTGTTCATCGCCATCGTCGACATGTCCGCCATGGCCGGCTACATCGGCGCCGGCGGCCTCGGCGACTTCGCGATCGTCTACGGCTACCGCGCCTTCGACCTCGAGGCGACCTACGCCGCGGTGCTGGTGATCGTCGTGATCGTCCAGATCGCGCAGTTCATCGGCAACTGGCTCTCCAAGAAGGTCATGCGGCGGTAG